A genomic region of Caloenas nicobarica isolate bCalNic1 chromosome 9, bCalNic1.hap1, whole genome shotgun sequence contains the following coding sequences:
- the LOC135991853 gene encoding uncharacterized protein LOC135991853 isoform X2: MSALARSVLVTGSNRGIGLELVRQLAASPRPPQHIFATCRDPEGPRGKALRELAAQHPSIKLVQLDTVNLPSIRRAVRVVESHLKDQGLNLLINNAGVSSHATLRSLDLQEMLSIFATNAVGPIQVAKEFLPLLDKAAKGMGKEGLSCSRAAVINVSTKLGSIGLCLGVLEAPMYPYRASKAPLTVEQSVRGILSVLASLSQETSGAFLDWEGNSLPW; encoded by the exons ATGTCTGCGCTGGCTCGGAGCGTCCTAGTGACGGGCTCCAACCGCGGCATCGGGCTGGAGCTGGTGAGGCAGCTCGCCGCCAGCCCCCGGCCCCCTCAGCACATCTTTGCCACCTGCCGTGACCCCGAGGGTCCGAGAGGGAAG GCCCTGCGAGAATTAGCTGCCCAGCACCCCAGCATCAAACTGGTCCAGCTAG ACACGGTGAACTTGCCTAGCATCCGACGGGCTGTGCGGGTTGTGGAGTCTCATCTGAAGGACCAAGGCTTGAACCTGCTCATCAACAACGCAGGTGTCAGCTCGCACGCCACGCTGCGCTCCCTGGATTTGCAGGAGATGCTCTCCATCTTTGCCACCAACGCGGTCGGGCCAATCCAGGTTGCCAAG GAATTTCTGCCACTCCTGGACAAGGCAGCGAAGGGCATGGGGAAGgaggggctgagctgcagcagggctgcgGTCATCAATGTCTCCACCAAACTGGGCTCCATCGGGCTGTGCCTTGGGGTGTTGGAGGCCCCCATGTACCCATACCGTGCCAGCAAG GCGCCACTGACAGTGGAGCAGAGCGTGCGGGGCATCCTGAGTGTGCTGGCCAGCCTCTCGCAGGAGACCTCTGGAGCCTTCCTCGACTGGGAAGGGAACAGCTTGCCCTGGTGA
- the LOC135991853 gene encoding C-signal-like isoform X1 codes for MSALARSVLVTGSNRGIGLELVRQLAASPRPPQHIFATCRDPEGPRGKALRELAAQHPSIKLVQLDTVNLPSIRRAVRVVESHLKDQGLNLLINNAGVSSHATLRSLDLQEMLSIFATNAVGPIQVAKEFLPLLDKAAKGMGKEGLSCSRAAVINVSTKLGSIGLCLGVLEAPMYPYRASKAAQNMVTRCMAAELRDKGILCTAIHPGWVKTDMGTEKAPLTVEQSVRGILSVLASLSQETSGAFLDWEGNSLPW; via the exons ATGTCTGCGCTGGCTCGGAGCGTCCTAGTGACGGGCTCCAACCGCGGCATCGGGCTGGAGCTGGTGAGGCAGCTCGCCGCCAGCCCCCGGCCCCCTCAGCACATCTTTGCCACCTGCCGTGACCCCGAGGGTCCGAGAGGGAAG GCCCTGCGAGAATTAGCTGCCCAGCACCCCAGCATCAAACTGGTCCAGCTAG ACACGGTGAACTTGCCTAGCATCCGACGGGCTGTGCGGGTTGTGGAGTCTCATCTGAAGGACCAAGGCTTGAACCTGCTCATCAACAACGCAGGTGTCAGCTCGCACGCCACGCTGCGCTCCCTGGATTTGCAGGAGATGCTCTCCATCTTTGCCACCAACGCGGTCGGGCCAATCCAGGTTGCCAAG GAATTTCTGCCACTCCTGGACAAGGCAGCGAAGGGCATGGGGAAGgaggggctgagctgcagcagggctgcgGTCATCAATGTCTCCACCAAACTGGGCTCCATCGGGCTGTGCCTTGGGGTGTTGGAGGCCCCCATGTACCCATACCGTGCCAGCAAG GCTGCCCAGAACATGGTGACGAGGTGCATGGCTGCAGAGCTCCGAGACAAGGGGATCTTGTGCACGGCCATCCATCCCGGCTGGGTGAAAACCGACATGGGGACGGAGAAG GCGCCACTGACAGTGGAGCAGAGCGTGCGGGGCATCCTGAGTGTGCTGGCCAGCCTCTCGCAGGAGACCTCTGGAGCCTTCCTCGACTGGGAAGGGAACAGCTTGCCCTGGTGA